The Streptomyces sp. NBC_00576 genome contains the following window.
GGCGCCGGGGAAGTCGTGGCGGGCGGCGGCGAGGGCAGCGCGCCCGGCGAGGGCGGGGTCGTTGTCGGGCTCCAGATCGAGGGACCGGTTCAGGGCCTGCTGGGCCTGCGGATACCGGGAAGGGTCACCCTTGGTGCGGGCCTGCTCGACATACGCGAGCCCGAGGGTGGCCCAGCTGCCGAAGTCCTTGGGCTGTGCCCGGAGATGGGCCTGGAGGGAGGCGATGCTCGCGCCGATGTCCCCACTCGCGAGCAGCGCGGGAGACATCGCCGCCGGCGCGGACGAGACGTTGGTGGTCCCGCTCCCGTCCCGCACGGCCCCCAGGACCACGGCCCCGGCGGTGAACGCCACCGCCAACGCGGCGGCACAGGCCCCGAGTTGCACCGCCCGCCACCGCCGCGACGACTCCCCGAGCCGCCGGACAGCGGCGACGCGCTCGTCAGGGGCGGCGTCGAGGGAGGCCTGGGGGCCAGGAACCGAGGGGGCGCTGGGCGTCAGGTCGGCTTCCGACACTGAGGAGACGCGCACGCCGGTGCGACCGGCGCCGGCCACGACGAGGCCTCGGGAACCCTGCCCGGAGCCGGAGCCGGAGCCGGAGCCGGAGCCGGAGCCGGAGCCGGAGCCGGAGCCGGAGCCGGAGCCGGAGCCGGAGCCGTTCCGTTCAGCGTCCCCGGCCCCGGTCGGAGCGGCGCCGTGCGTGGCGCCCCCGGGTTCGGCGTCCGTGCCCGCCGGAACCGTTCCGGTTCCGGGTGCGCCCGGTGCCTGCGCGCCCTCGGTCGGGGGCGTTGTGCGCGGTGCACCCGTCCGGGCTTCGCCCGGTTCGGTCGTGCCGGTGGGGGCGGTGTTCTGTGGCGTGTCCCTGGGTTCGGCGTCCGTACGCCCCGGAACCGTTCCGGTTCCGAGTGTGTCCGGTGCCCCCGCCGTGTCGGTCGGCCGGCTGCCGAGCTCACGGCCCGGTCGCGGGAGCGGCGGCTGTGGCGCCTGCTCGCGGTCCGGTGCGTTGTCGTTCGTACGCGGGGGCATGCCCTCTCCTCAAGTTGCCTGGGCGGGTCAGTTGTGGGGGATCAGGGGGTCGACCGCCCGGGTGGGGCCGGGAGTCGACGGGGGTGCGGCGCGGCCCGCGCCGTGGGGATGGATACGGGCCGCGCCAGTTGGTGGGGGTGAGGCGAAAGCGGGTCAGTACGCCCGGTTCCCCATGTTCCGGCGCCACCACACAACGCCGGCGGTGATCAGCAGGAACCCGGCCGCACCGGCCGCCGCCGAACCGGCGATCAGCATGGTGTCGGTGCCACCGGAGGTGCCGGCGGGCTGCAGCGCGTCGCCGAGCTGGCTGCGGACGTCGTTGCTGCCGCTGGTGCCCTTGGCGAGGGGGCCGCGCGAACCCTCGGTCGGCAGAGCCACGTACGGGAAGTACTTCTCGAAGTTCTTGTCGTTCTTGTCGACCGCGTCGCCGAGGTCGTTCTTCGCGCCGAGCAGCTCACCCTCGACGACCTGCAGCGAGGCGTCGATCACGTCGTCCGTCAGACGGCGGCCGTTCGGGAAGCCCGCGGTGTCACCGTCGAGGACACCGAGACGCTTGGGGTGCTTGGCCGGGGCGATCGAGGTGTTGAGACGCATTTCCTCGGCCGGGGTCACGTACGCCGGCTGGTTGAGACCCTTCACACCCTTGAGGAAGACGTCCACCAGGTCGTTGCGCGGCTCCTTGGGCGCCGGGATCTTGTAGATCGCCTCGATGAGCTTCGGCAGCTCGGGGTTGGTCACGTTCTTCAGGAACTGGGCGTCCTGCCACGGCGAGGACGCGTTGAACTTGTCCTTGTCCTTGATGGGGTTGACGACCTCGTTGACCAGCGGCATGCCCAGCCGCGAGACCTGCGAGTAGTAGCCGGAGGCGTTCTTGCGCTGGGTCGTCGACCAGATACCGACGATCGGCTGCTTCGCCGACTCCACGATCATGTGCGTCGGCACCTGGAGCGCGATCGAGTTGACGTTGTAGCCCTTGAGCGTGTCGTTGCCGACCTCGGAGAGGTTCCCGCCGTACAGCAGGTCGAAGACGCGCAGGTCCAGGAAGAACGGGTCGTCGGCCTGGCCGGCGAACGTCGTCGAACCGTTCGTCAGCTTGTGGATGGCCTGGTCGCGCAGCTTCTTGTAGTTCGGCATCGACGCCTTGCCGACGTTCGACGGAGCGACCGGCACATCGTCGGCGATCTTCGTCTTCGACATGACGTGCTGGTTCTTGAGCTTGATCAGCTCGATGTCGTACGACTGCGTGATGTTGAGGTCCGGGTCGTACAGGCTGTCCACCGCGCCCGTGTTGTACAGGAACGTCTTGTTGTTCTTGACGTGCGTCTTGAAGGTGTAGCGGAACAGGAGGTCGCCCTGCGCGTCACCGTTGTTGTCGATGTGGAGGTCGTACTGGGCGTCCTCGGCGAACGGGAAGAAGTTCGGGCCGCCGGCCGGCTCCTCGAACGGGATCCAGTTCGCGACGATCGTCGTCGTGTCCTTCTTGTCCGGGCTCACGAACGCGTACACGTCCGTGTTGTCGTACTGCGGTGTGCCCGAGATCAGCGGAGCCTCGCGGTGGCTGGAGGCGGAAGCCGTACCCGGTACGAGCGCGGTGACGCCGGCGGCTGCGAGCCCACCGGCGGCCAGCGCACCGCAAATGAGGGTCGCGATGCTCCTGCGCCGCGCGCCGCCCTTGGAGATGGTTGTCGTCATTCCGTCCGTCCTCACCGTGTCAACTTGCCTGACGACGGGGATTCGGAGCCCTCCCGGATGCGGATTGGTCGAATCTGAAAACTTTCTTGAAAACGTTTGGGAGGCGACCCACCCGCGTTTCGAGGGCAGT
Protein-coding sequences here:
- a CDS encoding DUF4331 domain-containing protein, whose amino-acid sequence is MTTTISKGGARRRSIATLICGALAAGGLAAAGVTALVPGTASASSHREAPLISGTPQYDNTDVYAFVSPDKKDTTTIVANWIPFEEPAGGPNFFPFAEDAQYDLHIDNNGDAQGDLLFRYTFKTHVKNNKTFLYNTGAVDSLYDPDLNITQSYDIELIKLKNQHVMSKTKIADDVPVAPSNVGKASMPNYKKLRDQAIHKLTNGSTTFAGQADDPFFLDLRVFDLLYGGNLSEVGNDTLKGYNVNSIALQVPTHMIVESAKQPIVGIWSTTQRKNASGYYSQVSRLGMPLVNEVVNPIKDKDKFNASSPWQDAQFLKNVTNPELPKLIEAIYKIPAPKEPRNDLVDVFLKGVKGLNQPAYVTPAEEMRLNTSIAPAKHPKRLGVLDGDTAGFPNGRRLTDDVIDASLQVVEGELLGAKNDLGDAVDKNDKNFEKYFPYVALPTEGSRGPLAKGTSGSNDVRSQLGDALQPAGTSGGTDTMLIAGSAAAGAAGFLLITAGVVWWRRNMGNRAY
- a CDS encoding tetratricopeptide repeat protein, yielding MPPRTNDNAPDREQAPQPPLPRPGRELGSRPTDTAGAPDTLGTGTVPGRTDAEPRDTPQNTAPTGTTEPGEARTGAPRTTPPTEGAQAPGAPGTGTVPAGTDAEPGGATHGAAPTGAGDAERNGSGSGSGSGSGSGSGSGSGSGSGSGSGQGSRGLVVAGAGRTGVRVSSVSEADLTPSAPSVPGPQASLDAAPDERVAAVRRLGESSRRWRAVQLGACAAALAVAFTAGAVVLGAVRDGSGTTNVSSAPAAMSPALLASGDIGASIASLQAHLRAQPKDFGSWATLGLAYVEQARTKGDPSRYPQAQQALNRSLDLEPDNDPALAGRAALAAARHDFPGALKYSDQALAQNPYSERALSTRIDALVELGRYGEALKATDEADAKRPGVPVFTRYAYVRELRGDVSTARRVLEQALSASTSHGDIAYVATALGQLAWNQGEYKSALDFYARALAADDAYLPALEGRARAQYANGDRAGAIKGMEDVVSRYPLPGPLVELGELYEVRGSDGDLAKARNQYALVNAWTAIARANGVNADLDTALAAADHGDRKSALRAARAEWDRRETVHTADALAWALHVNGKDEEALPYARRATATGYRNASFLYHRGVIEQATGHAKEARASLSAALELNPGFSPLGARKARTALKSLEAAK